From Cydia splendana chromosome 4, ilCydSple1.2, whole genome shotgun sequence, one genomic window encodes:
- the LOC134789723 gene encoding uncharacterized protein LOC134789723 isoform X2 codes for MLPRVGRYDRQVVNRRLLASLFAATKLVHSAAVMNENIDHHTVQKFNIRQPTPTPSMFENLDPKSALETFSVWLREHEEGQVMLASVIVVIGIWWFVRTILSLVLNLICPLLVVTLAVICVPQLRRPLMGENYPLLANLLRNILLKLAENLRT; via the exons ATGTTACCGCGTGTTGGCCGCTACG ACCGGCAGGTTGTGAACAGGAGGCTTCTCGCGTCATTGTTCGCCGCTACGAAGCTCGTGCACAGTGCCGCTGTAATGAATGAGAACATTGATCATCACACAGTACAGAAA tttAATATAAGACAACCCACGCCTACGCCAAGTATGTTTGAAAATTTGGACCCCAAAAGCGCGCTGGAGACGTTCAGCGTTTGGCTACGGGAGCATGAAGAGGGACAG GTAATGCTGGCAAGTGTGATCGTGGTGATCGGGATCTGGTGGTTCGTGCGCACCATCCTGTCGTTGGTCCTCAATCTGATCTGCCCGCTTTTGGTCGTGACCTTGGCTGTG ATTTGTGTACCGCAACTGCGACGCCCGCTTATGGGTGAGAATTATCCACTACTCGCAAACCTCCTGAGAAACATCTTGCTGAAGTTAGCTGAGAACTTAAGAACCTGA
- the LOC134789723 gene encoding uncharacterized protein LOC134789723 isoform X1, translating to MLPRVGRYDRQVVNRRLLASLFAATKLVHSAAVMNENIDHHTVQKVMLGHGFNIRQPTPTPSMFENLDPKSALETFSVWLREHEEGQVMLASVIVVIGIWWFVRTILSLVLNLICPLLVVTLAVICVPQLRRPLMGENYPLLANLLRNILLKLAENLRT from the exons ATGTTACCGCGTGTTGGCCGCTACG ACCGGCAGGTTGTGAACAGGAGGCTTCTCGCGTCATTGTTCGCCGCTACGAAGCTCGTGCACAGTGCCGCTGTAATGAATGAGAACATTGATCATCACACAGTACAGAAAGTAATGTTGGGACATGGT tttAATATAAGACAACCCACGCCTACGCCAAGTATGTTTGAAAATTTGGACCCCAAAAGCGCGCTGGAGACGTTCAGCGTTTGGCTACGGGAGCATGAAGAGGGACAG GTAATGCTGGCAAGTGTGATCGTGGTGATCGGGATCTGGTGGTTCGTGCGCACCATCCTGTCGTTGGTCCTCAATCTGATCTGCCCGCTTTTGGTCGTGACCTTGGCTGTG ATTTGTGTACCGCAACTGCGACGCCCGCTTATGGGTGAGAATTATCCACTACTCGCAAACCTCCTGAGAAACATCTTGCTGAAGTTAGCTGAGAACTTAAGAACCTGA